AAGAAGTCGCTCTCCAGTATGCCCAGCGACGTGAAAGCTGTGCTCGAAAGTCTCGGTGATGATGACATCCTGCAGACGCTTGGCGCGGTGCGGCAAGGCGACCGGATTACGATGACCGGCGTCATCTCGGCCGATTCGCTTTCTGACGAACGGATCACGCGGCGCGGCTTGCATTCCACTGGCGGGATCGGCCATGTCTGGCTGGCCTACGATAAGGTCCTCGACCGCGAAGTTGCTTTGAAAGAACTCAAAGCGAATCAGGTCGGGTCGGAGCTTAACCGGCAGCGATTCTTCCGCGAGGCCCAGATTACCGCCCAGTTGACGCATCCAGGCCTGGTACCAGTATACGACTACGTCGAGGACGATCGGGGCACCTACTACACGATGAAATTCGTGAAAGGCCGTACATTTGCGGAAGTTATTTCCGACTATCACGACTGGCGACGACAGCACAGTAAAACGGGCGTCTCCAGTCGCTTGGTACAGCTACTGAATCAGTTTGTCAGCATCTGTAATACGATTGCCTTTGCTCACTCGCGCCTCGTCATTCACCGCGATCTCAAAGCGGAAAACGTCATTGTCGGTGATTTCGGCGAAGTCGTCGTCTTGGATTGGGGCCTGGCCAAGAGGCTGGACGAAGGGGAATCCCCCAATGACCAGAAAGCCGTCGTTTCCGAAATGACGCTCGCCCCGGGCGAAGCACGTGAGACGAAGACGCCGTCCCAGACCATGCAGGGGGATCGACTTGGTACGCCAGCCTATATGTCTCCGGAACAGGCGCGAGGGGCAGTCGACCTTGTGGACCAGCGAAGTGATGTGTACGGGCTGGCGGCAATTCTGTACGAATTGCTGGTTGGTGAGCCGCCGTTTCTTGGCACGAGTATTGTCGCCGTGCTCGATAGCGTCATTCACGATAGCCCCAAGCCGCCCAGCGAGTGCGTAGCAGGAATTCCGCGGGAGCTGGAACTTGCCTGCTTGCGAGGGCTTGCCAAGAAGCGAGACGATCGTCAGCAGTCCGCATCGGAGTTGGGAGAGGAGATTCAGACATGGATTGCGGAACGTGCCGAGCGCAAGCGGACCGAGCAGGAACGCGAGCGGTTCTTCAACCTATCGCTTGACTTGCTGACCATCATCGACACCAAGGGTGGACTGACGCAGACGAACCCGGCCTGGGAAACGCTGCTCGGCTGGACGGAGGACGATCTTCACACGAAATCGGTCTGGGATCTAATCGATCCGGAAGACCACCCGCGGGCGATGAAGAACCACGAAAGAATCCTGTCGGGTGAGTCGCTATCAGAAATCGAGTATCGATGTCGCTGCAAGGATGGTAGCCGACGCTGGATCTTATGGAATGCGAAGCTAATTCCGGGAGAGTCGTCGATTTATCTCGTCGGGCGTGATATCACCGAACGGAAACAGGCCGAGCAGACCTTTCACGAGCTACTTGAATCGGCGCCCGATGCGATGGTCGTCATCAATGACGCCGGGAAAATCGTTCTCGTCAATTCTCAGTTGGAACGACTATTCGGTTACCCGCGTGAAGAATTGCTTGGCGGCCCTATCGAAGTACTTGTCCCCAAGCAGTTTCGCGTTAATCACCCGAAGAATGTGACGGCGTATATGGCAGCGCCAAGCGTCCGGCCAATGGCATCCGGGCTGGATCTGATGGGAGAGCGAAAGGATGGCACAGTCTTTCCCGTGGAAGTCAGTCTGAGCCCTGTCGAAACAGAACAGGGGCGTCTGGTTTCCTGTGCCGTTCGCGATACGACGGAACGCAAGAAGGAACGGCAAGAGCTGCAAGCGCTTCTCGAATCGGCGCCGGATGCGATGGTAGTGGTAGACGTGAACCGCCGGATCAAGTTCGTTAATTCGCAAACCGAACGAATCTTTGGTTTCGGTAGATCCGAACTCCTGGGAGAAGTTATCGAGATTCTCATGCCGGAACGCTTCCGTGCTGGTCACCCCGAGAAGTTCGCCTCCTTCGTCAACGATTGTCACGTGCGTCCCATGGGGGCTGGCCTTAAGCTGTTTGGCCGGCGCAAGGATGGTTCCGAGTTCCCCGTCGAAATCAGCCTCAGCCCGGTAGAAACGGACGACGGACTGTTGATCTCATGTGCGATTCGGGAAGTGAGTCATCGAGAATAGCGTTTCCGTCAGCGGGCCAAACGGCCCGTGGGCCGAACCGTACGCCGAGGACTGGTCGCGTCAAAGACAACCTGCGGTGACGATCCAGGCGTCATCTCCAACGGACAAGGCTTGCGTCGACGTGACATTCGACACTGGAAATTAACCGTACGCAATCGGCGAGGGAAATCGCGTTCCGACCGCTTGTGTTATTCCCAAGAACTTTTGGGGGAAACGATTGATTGTACGATGATTCCTGCGATATCCTAAAGCTTGATGGTCGGCTCAGCTTCACGTGTTTTGCAATTTGAATCATCTTTTCGCCCGACAGTCTCGTGTTCGATTCGGAATCAACGGAATCCGACAGCGCTTCGCCGTGGTCGCGTGACATTTGTCCGCCGATTCACCGCGACGGGCGTATCTTGACTTGCGAGCATTCGACTCGCCTCCCTTGGCTGTTTCCGCTCACGGCTTGGAACACCAAGCTTAGCCGCGACGTTGGGCGTCGTCGCCTACGATACGCTTCTGCGGCTTCCCACCCCAATAATCGACAGTTAGCATCCGTATCATCGGAGAACATAGCATGAAACGCATAGGTATTACCGTCGCTGCACTGTTTGTCTTGATAGCGGGCGCCCTGCCCGCTTTCGCCGATCAGGCCAGTGACGAAGCGCTGATCCGTAAGTCAGTTCAAGATTACGTCGAAGCGTTCAATTCGGGAAATGCGAAGCTATTGGCTTCGATGTGGTCGCCCGATGCGGTCTACACCAATCCCGACAGCGGCGAGCAAGTGGTCGGACAAGAGGCGATTGAGGCGCAGTTCGCCGAGATCTTTGAAACGAACAAAGGCATCAAGCTGAGCGCGGCGACCAGTTCGGTCAGCTTCATCTCCCCGACGGTCGCTGCCGAATTTGGCGCCGCGCACTTGATTCGTTCTGAAGGAGAGCCGGAAGAGTCGCAATATACGGCAATCTATGTCAAGCGAGATGGAAAATGGCTGCTCGATCGAGTCACCGAAGAAGACGTCCCCGTGGTCCACTCCAACTACGAACATTTGAAAGAGTTGGAATGGATGATCGGCTCTTGGCTGGACGAAGACGACCAGGCGACGGTCGCGACAACCTGCGAGTGGACGAAGAACCGCAATTTCATGACTCGCATGTTTACGGTCGCGGTGCGTGATCGGATTGAGGTTTCCGGCATGCAGATCATCGGCTGGGATCCTGGCGCCAAGCAGGTTCGCTCGTGGGTTTTCGACTCCGACGGCGGGTTCGGCGAGGGAGTCTGGAGCAAGAAGGGGAAAGCGTGGCAGGTTCAAGTCAGCGGAACGGCGCCCGATGGCAGCAAGTCTTCGTCGGTCAATATGTTTACCCCCGTGGATGACGACACCTTTTCGTGGGAATCGGTCTCGCGCGTCGCTGGGGGCGAACTCTTGCCCAATGTCGGTCCGTTACGCGTCAATCGACAATCGAGCCCGTAACCCTCACATCGCTTCCGGCGTGATACTCCTCCAATAATCGCTCCACTCCTGAGGGAGACAATGATGAAACGCATCCTGTTCTTTGTGCTGGTCGGGCTCGCAACGAGCCTCATGGTGGTCACCGACAGCTTTGCCCGCGGCGGTCGCGGGGGCGGCGGAGGTGGCCGAGGAGGCGGCGGATTTAGCGGGGGTGGCGGTGGATATCGTGGCGGTTCTTCGGTAAGCCGCTCTCCCGCCGTGAGCCGTCCCGCATCACGTCCTTCCGTTTCGCGCCCGTCGACGCCGAGCGTATCTCGCCCCAGCACCTCCCGTCCTAGCGTTTCGAATCCGAGTATTGGCAGCTCGCGTCCGGGAGGCTCAAGACCGGGAGGCGCAACGCCTTCGACTCGTCCGGGAAATGTCGCCGGCTCACGTCCTGGCGGAGTCACTGGGGGCGCTCGCCCCAGCCACAACGATCTCCAAAATTTCCTGGGACTGAGCCCTTCGACCGGGAACCGACCAAGCACTCTTCCTTCCGGTTCACGTCCAAGCACTCGGCCCGGAAACGTCGCCGCAGGTATTGCAGGCGGAGCGGCAGGCAGTGCTGCTGCCGACTTCCTTCGTGACTCCGGCGCTCGTCCCAGTACCCTGCCGGCACAACGACCCGGCGGCGGCGATCGACCAGGGATCGCAGATCGCCCCGGGGCAGGCGACCGTCCCGGCCCCGGAGATCGACCTGGTGTCGGCGACCGCCCAGGCGCTGGTGACCGGCCAGGCATCGCCGATCGGCCTGGTCCCGGAAATCGACCGATTGCCGACAACCGCCCCAATCGCATTGAAAACCGTGGGGATCGTCAGGAGATCCGCCAAGATCGCCGCAACGAAATTCGAGACCATGTTCACGACCATCCAATTCGCGATTTCTGGTCGGATCACCCGCTTTGGGGCGCATGGGCGATTACGCGTCCATTCCGCTGGGCGGCCTGGTCAGGCGTAGCAGGCTGGGGCAATTATGGTTGGTCCGAGCCGTACTATTACAACTACGGCGAAAACGTTTACTACGACGATGGTCAGGTCTATTACGGCGACGATCCGATTTGCACCGAGGCCGAATATGCCGCCCAGGCCGAAGCGATCGCCGCCAGCGCTCCGGAAACTCCTCCAGAACAAAGCGAGTGGATGTCGCTCGGCGTTTTTGCGCTAACGCCCGACGGACAAGAAGACGCGCCCGATCCGACCTTGTTCCTGCAACTTGTTTTGAGCAAGGAAGGGATCATTTCCGGCACGCTCAACAATACCGTCACCAGTCAAACGCAAACGATTGAAGGAATGGTCGACAAGAAGTCGCAGCGTTGCGCCTGGAATGTCGTCGGCAAGACGCGACCGATCATGGAGTGCGGGATCTCGAATCTAACGCAGGATACCGCTCCCACTTTGGTCCATTTCGCCGACGGAACGACGCAGCAGTGGCTGATGGTTCGCCTGGACGACCCGCAGGGTCAAAACCCGTAACATACTGGGAAGACAAGCAATGTTGAGGTTTGCAGGACCGATCGCCGCTTCGGCAGTCCTTTTTATTCTAGCCGGTTGCGGATCATCCCCTCCGGCGTCGCCGCCGCTTCGTCCGGTGCGAACGTTACAGGTTGGGAAACTTTCGGCCGTCGACAGCCGCGAGTTTCCCGGTCGCGCCAAAGCGAAAGATGAGGTCGAATTGTCGTTTCAGGTCGCCGGCCCCCTGATTTCGCTCCCGGTCGATGTGGGGGCTAACGTCAAAAAGGGAGATGTGATCGCCGTCATCGATCCGCGCGACTTTGAAGCGGCGCTGGCGAACAGTCAGGGCAACTTGGAACGGGCCAAGGCGAATCTGCTAGCGATGGAACGGGGCGCGCGGCCGGAAGAAATTGAACAACTGAAAGCGGCGGTTGATCAAGCGGTCGCATCCTACGACCAGGCGGCCGCAGAACATGCCCGCAATGAAGTGCTTGTCGTGTCCAAGACGGTATCGCAATCTGATTTTGATATTACTCTGGCAAGAAAACAGCGAACCGAAGCCGAGGTCAAAAACGCCAAAGAAGCGTTGAACATCGGCATGACCGGCGCCAGAGAAGAAGATCTGAACGCCAAGAAGGCGGAGATCCGCGCCTTGGAGGCGGCCGTCGCCGGCGCCAAAAACCAACTCGACTATTCCACGTTGACCGCTCCTTTCGACGCGGAAGTCGCCGCAAAATACGTCGAGAACTTTCAGTCGGTCCAGCCCAAGCAGAACATTGTCCGGCTCCTAAACACTTCCAAGATCGAAATCACCATTCAAGTTCCCGAAACGCTCATCTCGCTTGTGCCGCAGGTCAAGAGGGTCGCTTGTCGCTTCGACGCCTTTCCGGATCAAGAGTTCTTTGGCAAGGTGACCAAGATCGGCAGTGAAGCGTCGCAAACGACACGCACCTATCCGGTGACTATCGAGATCGATCAGCCGGAAGATGTTCGTATTTTGCCCGGCATGGCGGCGACGGTTCGCCACTCTCCGGAAGAGACCAACGGCGACGCGCCAACCGCCATGATCGTGCCCGCCAGCGCCTTGTTTACCCCCACCGACGCCCCCGGCAGTTTTGTCTGGATTGTCGATCCAAGCTCGAAGACGGTAGCCCGCCGCGAAGTGAAGACCGGAAAACTGACTCCCGTAGGCGTAACGATCGACGAAGGATTGGCCGGCGGCGACCTGGTCGTAATATCGGGCGCCAACATGCTTCGTGACGGCCAAGAGGTCAAGCTGCCGTGATTGTGCGGACCATCGTGCAGCGATGGTGACGACGGATCGAATAGTAGCGAACGCAAAACAACGAGAACGGGAACATCGATGAATCTGGCTGCCTTGGCAATTCGACAGCGAGCCGTCACCTATTTCGGCGTGTTTCTCGTCATAGCCGGCGGAATATTTTGCTACTTCCAGCTCGGACAGTTGGAAGACCCGGAGTTCTCCGTCAAGACGGCCGTGATCACCACCACCTATCCCGGCGCCACCGCCCAGCAGGTGGAACTGGAAGTGACCGATCGTATCGAGACCAAGCTGCAAGAGATGAGCGAGGTCAAGAACGTCTACTCCAATTCGCGGCCAGGACTTTCCATCATCAAGGTCGACATCAAAAGCAGCTATTGGTCCGATCGCCTTCCCCAGGTTTGGGACGTGCTGCGCAAGAAGGTGGCCGACGTCGAACCGACCCTGCCCAGCGGCGCCGGCAAACCGAAAGTGGGTGATGATTTCGGCTATGTGTTCGGCTTTCTGCTAGCCGTCAGCAGCGACGGTTTCAGCTACGCCGAGCTGGAAAAATACGTCAAAGATATGCGGAAGGAACTCAGCGTCGTCAAAGGGGTCGCCCGGGTCGATTTCTGGGGAGTGCAAGACAAGCGGATTTACCTCGAAGTATCATCGTCGCAATTGGCGGAATTGAATCTTACGCCCGCCCAGATCATCGATACGCTGCAAGGTCAAAACCTGGTTGTCGACTCGGGTGAAGTCGATTTCCAGTCGCAACGAATTCGCATCGCTCCGACCGGAGAATTTCGGGATCCGGTCGAAATTGGCGACCTCGCGATCGCCGGCGTCGTCGACGGTCGAGATGAGATCATCCGGATTCGCGACTTCGCGACGGTAAAGACCGGCTATATCGATCCTCCCATTCATTTGCTGCGTCACAACGGCCGCCAGGCGATTGCCTTGGCGATCGCTCCGGCCTCGGGCGAAAATGTCGTGGAAGTCGGCGAGAGGATCGACAATCGAATCAACGAGCTACTGGCCGATCTCCCAATTGGAATCAATGTCGAACGGATCTCGTGGCAATCGGATCAGGTGAGCGAGTCGATTCGCGCCTTCATGGTCAGCCTGATCGAAGCGGTCGCGATCGTCTTGGCTCTCTTGGCGGTAACGATGGGGATTCGCCCCGGCATTATCATCGGTATCAGCGGACTCGTCTTTCCGATTCTCGGCACATTCGTCGTTATGGCGATCGTAGGTATCGACCTTCATCGCATCTCGCTGGGGGCCTTGATCATCGCGATGGGGATGATGGTTGATAACGCCATCGTCGTTACGGATGGCATCATGGTCCGTATTGCGCAAGGAATGGATCGAGAAAAAGCGGCAATCGAAGCGGCGGGCGGACCAGCCATTCCGCTATTGGGCGCCACGATCGTCGCCTGCATGGCCTTCTTTCCGATCTTCGCTTCCAGCTACGACACCGGGGAATATGCCGGCAGTCTCTTCACGGTCGTTTTGATTTCGCTGTTGCTCAGTTGGGTCTTCTGCCAGACGGTCGCTCCGCTCCTTTGCATCGCGATGCTTCCTGGTCCGAAGTCGGGCGAAGCGATCCGTGATCCCTACCAAAGCAACTTCTACCAACTATTTCGGAATCTGTTGGGTTGGACGATTCGCTACCGGGTTTTGTTTCTGGCGAGCATGGTTGGGCTCCTATTCTTTTCCGTCTTCGCCTTTCGCTGGGTACCGCAACTCTACTTTCCCGACTCCAGCCGGCTGCAGGTCATGATTGACTACTGGGCGCCGGAAGGAACCCGCATTCAGCAAACAAGCGCCAACGTCGCCCGTATTGAGGAATTCGTCCGCCAGCAAGATGCGACCGTCTCGGTCAGCACGTTCATCGGTAAAGGGCCGCCGCGGTTCTACCTGCCGGTCAGCGCTGAAGATCCGTATTCGTCCTACGCGCAGATCATCATCAATACGAAAGACCTTGACGGCGTCAATCAGTTGGTCGCCGATACCGACGCGTGGGTCCAAGAGAACGTTCCCGAGGCGATGGTCCGCGTTCGGAAGTACGCCGTCGGCGCATTCGACGACTGGAAGATTGAAGCGAGATTCAGCGGGCCCGCCAACGCCGATCCTGAGACCTTGCGGAGCCTGGCGGAACAAGGCGCAAAGATATTGCGAGATACGCCGCTGGCGAAAGACGTTCGCGTCAATTGGCGCGAACCGGTTCAAGTACTCTCGCCGCAATTTAACGAAGAGCGAGCGCGCTGGGCCGGCGTCTCACGCGAGGACCTTTCCCGGACGATGCTGCGAGCGTCCGAAGGGGTTGTCGTTGGAAGCTACCGCCAGGAGGACGACGTCATTCCGATTGTCGCCCGCAATGTCGAAGCGGAAAGAGAACGAGCGGCGACTTCGCTGGACGAACTGCTAGTCACGCCGAGGTTATCGACGCATTCGGTGCCCGTCTCGCAGATCATCGACGGCGTGCAGTTGAAATGGGAAGATCCGCTAATCTGGCGTTGGGACCGACGCCGTGCGATCACCGTTCAATGCTCCCCCAACGGCGTCACGGCTCCAACTCTGCGCAATGAAATCGTGGAGGAATTCAACGCGATCGAGCTACCGCCCGGCTACCGTCTTGATTGGGATGGCGAATATTGGAGCGCCAAGCAATCGCAGGAAGCCCTGGCGCCGGGCATGGTTCCAGCGCTGGTCGTCATGCTGTTTATCTTGGTGGCGCTCTTTAACGGTTTTCGGCCGATGCTGATTTGTATCGGCGTGATCCCGTTTGTCATGATCGGGATTACCGGCGGCTTGCTCCTGACCCAGACTCCGTTTGGATTTATCGCGCTGCTCGGCGCGATGAGCTTGTCCGGCATGATGATCAAGAACGTGGTGGTGCTGCTCGATGAAGTCAACGTCAACCTGACGAAAGGCCTTTCCCCCTATCACGCGGTTGTTGAAGCGGCCGTCTCTCGTTTGAATCCGGTCGTGAATGCCGCCGGGACAACGGTGCTAGGCGTGCTACCGATGCTGCAGGACGTATTTTGGGTCGCACTGGCGGTGACGATCTTCTTTGGTTTGATCGTCGGGACGCTGTTAACCATGGTCATGGTCCCCACGCTCTACGCGCTGCTGTACCGCATTCCCGCTCCCAATGGTCAGGAGTCCGGGAATGGCGAGTAACCTGCAATCGCTGATTCGGCATACCCGCGTTGAGGAAATCGTCGGCGACGTAATCCGCCTGCGAGCGACGAACGTCGCCCTGGGCGATATGGCGGAAATTGAAAATACCGACGGCGAGACCTCGCTGGCTCGCGTGATTGGCATTCAGCGCGACTTGGTCAGTCTGCAGGTATTTGCTGGGGGAAAGGGGCTCTCGACTGACGCGACAGTAAGGTTCCAAGGAAAGCCGCTAGAGGTCGTCTACTCACCCAACATCCTCGGTCGGATCTTTCGCGGTTCCGGCGAACCGATGGACGGCGGTCCGGATCTCGCTTCGGATCCTCACGTGCGGGTCGCTGGTCCGACGGTTAATCCCGTCATGCGCGTCATGCCGACCAAGATGATCGAGACCCGCGTGCCAATGATCGATCTCTTCAACTGTTTGGTCGAAAGCCAAAAGATCCCGATCTTTACCGTGGCCGGCGAACCGCACAGCGAACTGCTAGCCCGCATCGGATTTCAAGCCGACGCCGACGTACTCGTCTTTGGCGGCCTCGGCTTGATCTTCGACGACTATCACTTTTTCCGAACCGCTTTCGAAGATCATGGCGTCTTCGGCCGCACGGTAATGTACGTCAATCAGGCCTCCGATCCCCTAGTCGAACGGCTGTTAGTTCCCGACATGGCCCTGGCTGTCGCCGAGCACTTCGCCGTGGAAGAGGGAAAACGGGTGCTTGTGTTGCTGACCGACATGACCGCTTACGCCGACGCAATGAAAGAGATCGGCGTCGCCCAGGAACGCATCCCCGCAGTCCGCGGCTACATGGGGGATCTCTATACGCAACTCGCTCAGCGTTATGAAAAGGCGTGCGATTTTAAGGGCGCCGGCTCGGTCACGATTCTTACCGTCACCACGATGCCCGGCGACGACGTTACGCATCCTGTTCCCGACAACACCGGTTATATCACCGAAGGTCAGTTCTACTTGCATAGCGGCATCATCGACCCGTTCGGATCGCTGTCGCGTCTCAAACAGCACGTGATTGGCAAAGCGACTAGAGAAGACCACTCGCAAATCATGAATACGATGATCCGCTTCTATTCCGAGTCGGTCGAGGCGCAACGGAAGCAGGCGATGGCGTTCGAGCTCTCCTCGTTCGACGTCAAGCTCCTGAAATTCGGAAAACTCTTTCGCGAACGTTTTATGGACATTCGCGTTTCACTTGGGGTGATCGAGGCGCTCGATCTTTGCTGGAAAACGCTGGGCGAATGCTTCGAGCCGCAAGAACTGCTCATGAAACAACACCTGGTCGACAAGTACTTCCCAAAATGATGTGACCGCGATGGCCAAGCTGCGACTCAGTAAGAATTCTCTGCAGCACGAGCTGCAACAATTGAAGCTGTACAAACGGTTGTTGCCATCGCTCGATCTGAAACGACGCCAACTGACGGTCGAAGCGAAGAAGGCACGAGCGGAACTCGCCGCAGCCGTCGAGGCGGCCGATTCTCTGGAGACGCGAATCGGGCAAGAGCTTCCCATGTTGGCCGATGACGACTTGGACGCTTCGGGGCTGGTCCGCATGGAAGGATACCGACTCGGCGAGCAAAACGTCGTCGGCATCCGGTTGCCGATTCTCGATCAGGTCGAGTTTGCGGTTTCGCCCTATTCCCGGATCGGCACGCCGGCCTGGACCGATCTTTTGGTCGGCCGTTTGAAAGCCGCCGCCGAGGCTCGCGTCCATGCACGGATCGCCGAACAGCGGGTCGCCATCCTTGATCAAGCGGTCCGCCGAATTACCCAGCGAGTGAATCTGTTTGAGAAGATTCTCATTCCCACCGCTAAGAAGAACATCCAGCGCATTCGGATCTACTTGGGGGATGCCGAACGAGCTGCGGTCGTAACGTCCAAACTTGCCAAAGGGAAACAACAGCACGCGAGCGGACCTTCGGATACGGAGGAACAGCCGGAATGAGCATTGTTCCCCTAGTTCGCGTTTCGCTCATCGGTATGAGTTGCGACAAGGCGTCGCTTCTCGACGATCTCTACCGGTTTGGATGCCTCGAGATCATCCCCCCCAGCGCGAACTCGACATCCTCTCCTGACCTGGAGGCGACCGAACGACCCCGTGAGGCGTTGCGTTTTCTGCTGGCATCGCCGCAACGCAGACGCCAGGCGCTCGATGCGTCTCGATTCGATGCGATCGAAGTCGAGTCGCAGGCATTGGAGTTGCAACAGCGATTGAGCGATCTTGAGGCGGAACGAGACGATGTTTTCCGTCGGCTCCAATTGGCTCTCCCCTTCGGAGATTTTGACTTCGCCGCGCCCGAGACGATGGCAGACTGGCGACTCTGGTTCTATGCCGTCCCTCGCAGCGAACGGAAGAAACTCCCCGAGACTTCAGGCGTAGATGAACAGGGAAATCGATTCGCCTGGGAACAAGTGCAAAGCGACAACAGCAACGTCTACTTGGTGGTGGTCTCGGAATCCGAGCCAACCTTCATGCCGACGCCGCGAATCGAAATTGGTTCGGTCGGCTCAAAGGCGCTTAAACGACGCTTGGAAGAGGTGGAGCTGGCGATTGAAGACGCTCAGGCGGAGCGCGCTTATCTTACGCGCTGGTGCGTACTTTTGTCGCAAAGTCTGACCGAGTTGCACGACGTCGCAATCCGAGAGATGGCGCTGCGTCACACCAGCGACAACGGAGAGTTGTTCGCCCTGGAGGCCTGGGTTCCCCAAGAGCACTATGAAGAACTCGGCCAATACGCTCAACAGCACGGCTACGCGTGCCAATATCGCCTGCCGACCATCGAGGACGCTCCGCCAACCTTCATGCGAAACGAAAAACGGATGGAGGCGGGAGAAGACCTAGTCAACTTTTACATGACCCCTGGCTACTGGACATGGGATCCCTCTTCCATCGTACTCGTTTCCTTCGCCA
This window of the Blastopirellula sediminis genome carries:
- a CDS encoding V-type ATP synthase subunit D; protein product: MAKLRLSKNSLQHELQQLKLYKRLLPSLDLKRRQLTVEAKKARAELAAAVEAADSLETRIGQELPMLADDDLDASGLVRMEGYRLGEQNVVGIRLPILDQVEFAVSPYSRIGTPAWTDLLVGRLKAAAEARVHARIAEQRVAILDQAVRRITQRVNLFEKILIPTAKKNIQRIRIYLGDAERAAVVTSKLAKGKQQHASGPSDTEEQPE
- a CDS encoding YybH family protein: MKRIGITVAALFVLIAGALPAFADQASDEALIRKSVQDYVEAFNSGNAKLLASMWSPDAVYTNPDSGEQVVGQEAIEAQFAEIFETNKGIKLSAATSSVSFISPTVAAEFGAAHLIRSEGEPEESQYTAIYVKRDGKWLLDRVTEEDVPVVHSNYEHLKELEWMIGSWLDEDDQATVATTCEWTKNRNFMTRMFTVAVRDRIEVSGMQIIGWDPGAKQVRSWVFDSDGGFGEGVWSKKGKAWQVQVSGTAPDGSKSSSVNMFTPVDDDTFSWESVSRVAGGELLPNVGPLRVNRQSSP
- a CDS encoding PAS domain S-box protein, which translates into the protein MTQETDVNLLFGLIAMQSDLIDMRQFVDACTLWGSRKDESLADILVQQKWLLPEDKQHVDYLIKRRMQKAGGDVKKSLSSMPSDVKAVLESLGDDDILQTLGAVRQGDRITMTGVISADSLSDERITRRGLHSTGGIGHVWLAYDKVLDREVALKELKANQVGSELNRQRFFREAQITAQLTHPGLVPVYDYVEDDRGTYYTMKFVKGRTFAEVISDYHDWRRQHSKTGVSSRLVQLLNQFVSICNTIAFAHSRLVIHRDLKAENVIVGDFGEVVVLDWGLAKRLDEGESPNDQKAVVSEMTLAPGEARETKTPSQTMQGDRLGTPAYMSPEQARGAVDLVDQRSDVYGLAAILYELLVGEPPFLGTSIVAVLDSVIHDSPKPPSECVAGIPRELELACLRGLAKKRDDRQQSASELGEEIQTWIAERAERKRTEQERERFFNLSLDLLTIIDTKGGLTQTNPAWETLLGWTEDDLHTKSVWDLIDPEDHPRAMKNHERILSGESLSEIEYRCRCKDGSRRWILWNAKLIPGESSIYLVGRDITERKQAEQTFHELLESAPDAMVVINDAGKIVLVNSQLERLFGYPREELLGGPIEVLVPKQFRVNHPKNVTAYMAAPSVRPMASGLDLMGERKDGTVFPVEVSLSPVETEQGRLVSCAVRDTTERKKERQELQALLESAPDAMVVVDVNRRIKFVNSQTERIFGFGRSELLGEVIEILMPERFRAGHPEKFASFVNDCHVRPMGAGLKLFGRRKDGSEFPVEISLSPVETDDGLLISCAIREVSHRE
- a CDS encoding efflux RND transporter periplasmic adaptor subunit — protein: MLRFAGPIAASAVLFILAGCGSSPPASPPLRPVRTLQVGKLSAVDSREFPGRAKAKDEVELSFQVAGPLISLPVDVGANVKKGDVIAVIDPRDFEAALANSQGNLERAKANLLAMERGARPEEIEQLKAAVDQAVASYDQAAAEHARNEVLVVSKTVSQSDFDITLARKQRTEAEVKNAKEALNIGMTGAREEDLNAKKAEIRALEAAVAGAKNQLDYSTLTAPFDAEVAAKYVENFQSVQPKQNIVRLLNTSKIEITIQVPETLISLVPQVKRVACRFDAFPDQEFFGKVTKIGSEASQTTRTYPVTIEIDQPEDVRILPGMAATVRHSPEETNGDAPTAMIVPASALFTPTDAPGSFVWIVDPSSKTVARREVKTGKLTPVGVTIDEGLAGGDLVVISGANMLRDGQEVKLP
- a CDS encoding efflux RND transporter permease subunit, with amino-acid sequence MNLAALAIRQRAVTYFGVFLVIAGGIFCYFQLGQLEDPEFSVKTAVITTTYPGATAQQVELEVTDRIETKLQEMSEVKNVYSNSRPGLSIIKVDIKSSYWSDRLPQVWDVLRKKVADVEPTLPSGAGKPKVGDDFGYVFGFLLAVSSDGFSYAELEKYVKDMRKELSVVKGVARVDFWGVQDKRIYLEVSSSQLAELNLTPAQIIDTLQGQNLVVDSGEVDFQSQRIRIAPTGEFRDPVEIGDLAIAGVVDGRDEIIRIRDFATVKTGYIDPPIHLLRHNGRQAIALAIAPASGENVVEVGERIDNRINELLADLPIGINVERISWQSDQVSESIRAFMVSLIEAVAIVLALLAVTMGIRPGIIIGISGLVFPILGTFVVMAIVGIDLHRISLGALIIAMGMMVDNAIVVTDGIMVRIAQGMDREKAAIEAAGGPAIPLLGATIVACMAFFPIFASSYDTGEYAGSLFTVVLISLLLSWVFCQTVAPLLCIAMLPGPKSGEAIRDPYQSNFYQLFRNLLGWTIRYRVLFLASMVGLLFFSVFAFRWVPQLYFPDSSRLQVMIDYWAPEGTRIQQTSANVARIEEFVRQQDATVSVSTFIGKGPPRFYLPVSAEDPYSSYAQIIINTKDLDGVNQLVADTDAWVQENVPEAMVRVRKYAVGAFDDWKIEARFSGPANADPETLRSLAEQGAKILRDTPLAKDVRVNWREPVQVLSPQFNEERARWAGVSREDLSRTMLRASEGVVVGSYRQEDDVIPIVARNVEAERERAATSLDELLVTPRLSTHSVPVSQIIDGVQLKWEDPLIWRWDRRRAITVQCSPNGVTAPTLRNEIVEEFNAIELPPGYRLDWDGEYWSAKQSQEALAPGMVPALVVMLFILVALFNGFRPMLICIGVIPFVMIGITGGLLLTQTPFGFIALLGAMSLSGMMIKNVVVLLDEVNVNLTKGLSPYHAVVEAAVSRLNPVVNAAGTTVLGVLPMLQDVFWVALAVTIFFGLIVGTLLTMVMVPTLYALLYRIPAPNGQESGNGE
- a CDS encoding V-type ATP synthase subunit B, giving the protein MASNLQSLIRHTRVEEIVGDVIRLRATNVALGDMAEIENTDGETSLARVIGIQRDLVSLQVFAGGKGLSTDATVRFQGKPLEVVYSPNILGRIFRGSGEPMDGGPDLASDPHVRVAGPTVNPVMRVMPTKMIETRVPMIDLFNCLVESQKIPIFTVAGEPHSELLARIGFQADADVLVFGGLGLIFDDYHFFRTAFEDHGVFGRTVMYVNQASDPLVERLLVPDMALAVAEHFAVEEGKRVLVLLTDMTAYADAMKEIGVAQERIPAVRGYMGDLYTQLAQRYEKACDFKGAGSVTILTVTTMPGDDVTHPVPDNTGYITEGQFYLHSGIIDPFGSLSRLKQHVIGKATREDHSQIMNTMIRFYSESVEAQRKQAMAFELSSFDVKLLKFGKLFRERFMDIRVSLGVIEALDLCWKTLGECFEPQELLMKQHLVDKYFPK